CCGATTGGATGAACAGTCCCGGGCACCGGGCCAACATTTTGAACAGTAGCTACAAGCGAACTGGCGTGGCCGCTTACCGCACGCCCGATGGCACGATTTACTGGTGTCAACAGTTTTTGCCGTGACGATGGTTTGCGACTTCGCGCTTTCGACTGGCGGCAATTGGTTACTAAAGCTAAAGCCCAGGGGGGTAAACCCCTGGGCTTTTTTCCCCCCCGAAGGCAAATTGCCGTCAAGGCAAATCCATGATTTCGATATTTTTGAACTCGACTTGCATCTTTGGTCCCATGTGCAATTGCAGGGCGATGACGCCGTCGGAGGCGCCCTTTTGAGCGTCCTTCTCGGTGTAATCGACGGTGGTGAAGCCGTTGACTTGTTCCTGGATGTGCGGGCCGTCGGCGGTGATGGTGTATTCGGCCCACTCGCCGGGCACGTAATGTTTTTTTAGTTCATCTTCGTCGACTTGGACCAGCGTGCCGCGTCCTTTTTCCTCGTACAGATTTCCGGTGTATTTTTTCTCGGCCATGTCGGCCTGATAACCGGAGCAAACGAAATCATCTAATTCCTTGCTGCGAAATTGAACGCCGCTATTGTGGTTGCGCAGCTTAAATGTGGCCTTGAGCACAAAGTTTTTGTATGGCTTGTCGTAAATGAGAAAGGTGTTGTGCTTGATTTGTTTGTCATCGGTGGAGCCGACGATGACGCCATCGACCACTTTCCACAGATCGGTGTCGCCGTGCCAGCCAGTTAGATCGTGACCGTTGAACAGGGGAACGAATTTGGCATCGGCGGGGGAAGAGGTTTCGGCCGGCGCATTGGCGGCGGGTGTGTCGGCTGCCAAAACGATCGCAGTGAATATCAGACCTGCGCCGACAACTGCGAGAGCCCAAAGTTTTTGCAACTTCATGGACGTTGCTCCTCAGGACACGGCCCGGATGATTCCGAGTGGAAAAGCGACCGCGGCAACGAACGTCATTGTAAGCAGTCGCGGGGCAAATTCCAATTGGCGGCCCA
The window above is part of the Pirellulales bacterium genome. Proteins encoded here:
- a CDS encoding DUF1080 domain-containing protein produces the protein MKLQKLWALAVVGAGLIFTAIVLAADTPAANAPAETSSPADAKFVPLFNGHDLTGWHGDTDLWKVVDGVIVGSTDDKQIKHNTFLIYDKPYKNFVLKATFKLRNHNSGVQFRSKELDDFVCSGYQADMAEKKYTGNLYEEKGRGTLVQVDEDELKKHYVPGEWAEYTITADGPHIQEQVNGFTTVDYTEKDAQKGASDGVIALQLHMGPKMQVEFKNIEIMDLP